ACTACTCTGGTGGATAATTCCCTACAATTTCTTGCCTTTTGCCTTCCATTCGTCTATTTTCTTGTGATCACCTGAGAGAAGTACCCTCGGGACTCGATGTTTCTTCCCTTTCCATTCCAAAATTTCTGGTCGTGTATAAAATTCACTACTTGAAATGCGTTCTTCTTCGAGAGATTCGAATTTGCCAAGCACTCCCGGAATCTGGCGGGAGAGCGTATCAATAAAAAGCATTGCTGGTAGTTCGCCGCCAGTAACAACATAGTCACCTATTGAAATTTGCTTTGCTTTGAGAATTTTTGACACTCTTGCATCAATGCCTTCATAACGTCCACAAATGAGAATAACATCAGTATATTTTTTAACTGTATCTTTAATGTATTTTGTTGTCAGCATTTCCCCACTTGGTGAAAAATTGATAATCAAAACTTTTGACTTTTCACTTTTCACTTTTGACAATATTTTCTCTACTGCTTTCAAAATCGGTTCCGCTCGCATGATCATGCCAGGCCCTCCGCCAAATG
The Candidatus Nomurabacteria bacterium genome window above contains:
- the trmD gene encoding tRNA (guanosine(37)-N1)-methyltransferase TrmD produces the protein MKFHIITIFPESFDSYLKESIIGRAIKNKKIKVDFYNPRKFVTGKYKKVWPDGNISAVVDDRPFGGGPGMIMRAEPILKAVEKILSKVKSEKSKVLIINFSPSGEMLTTKYIKDTVKKYTDVILICGRYEGIDARVSKILKAKQISIGDYVVTGGELPAMLFIDTLSRQIPGVLGKFESLEEERISSSEFYTRPEILEWKGKKHRVPRVLLSGDHKKIDEWKAKGKKL